In the Loxodonta africana isolate mLoxAfr1 chromosome 1, mLoxAfr1.hap2, whole genome shotgun sequence genome, one interval contains:
- the RNF182 gene encoding E3 ubiquitin-protein ligase RNF182 — translation MASQLPEDAAESQVSDELECKICYNRYNLKQRKPKVLECCHRVCAKCLYKIIDFGDSSHGVIVCPFCRFETCLPDDEVSSLPDDNNILVNLTCGGKGKKCLPENPTELLLTPKRLASLVSPSHTSSNCLVITIMEVQRESSPSLSSTPVVEFYRPASFDSITTVSHNWTVWNCTSLLFQTSIRVLVWLLGLLYFSSLPLGIYLLVSKKVTLGVVFVSLVPSSLVILMVYGFCQCVCHEFLDCMSLPT, via the coding sequence ATGGCCAGTCAGCTGCCAGAAGACGCCGCAGAGTCACAGGTCTCAGACGAGCTCGAGTGCAAGATCTGCTATAACCGGTACAACCTGAAACAGAGGAAACCCAAAGTGCTGGAGTGCTGCCACAGGGTTTGTGCCAAATGCCTCTACAAGATCATCGACTTTGGGGACTCCTCACACGGGGTCATTGTGTGTCCCTTCTGTAGGTTTGAGACTTGCCTTCCAGATGATGAAGTCAGCAGCCTACCCGACGACAACAACATCCTCGTGAACTTGACTTGTGgaggcaaagggaagaaatgcctgCCAGAGAACCCCACCGAGCTGCTGCTGACACCCAAGAGACTGGCCTCCCTCGTGAGTCCTTCACACACATCCTCCAACTGCCTCGTCATAACCATCATGGAGGTGCAGCGGGAGAGCTCCCCGTCCCTTAGCTCCACACCTGTGGTGGAGTTTTACAGGCCTGCCAGCTTCGACTCCATTACCACCGTGTCACACAACTGGACTGTGTGGAACTGCACGTCCCTGCTCTTCCAGACGTCGATCCGGGTGTTGGTTTGGTTGCTAGGTTTGCTCTACTTCAGCTCCTTACCCTTGGGGATCTACTTACTCGTCTCTAAGAAAGTCACCCTTGGGGTTGTCTTTGTCAGCCTCGTCCCCTCGAGCCTTGTTATCCTTATGGTGTATGGCTTTTGCCAGTGCGTCTGTCATGAATTTCTAGACTGTATGTCACTTCCCACTTAA